The Leptospira neocaledonica DNA window AAACTTCCACACGATCTCTCCCGGTTTTCCTTCGTATTTTATTACGTCTATTAATGCCATAAGAACTCCTTGGAAATATATTATTCACTACTTAACTTCAGGCAAATCAAAAATAAGACTATTGTTTTAAGAAGACATCCTTTCTACCCTTTAGAGCAGAATCGAATTCATCTAGCTCAGATCTAAAACTACTGACCCAGTCCCTTATTGTGTCTACTGAAACATCGGGCGGAAAGTTAGGAGATTTAACCTTGGTGGATAATTCTTCCGCATGATGGATCAAAGAATAATCCCATTCTGCCAAAGCTTCCAACTCCGACTCCGTTGCCTTAAATCCAGTACCCAACCCGTTCAGACCGTAACTTGCTCCAATAATTTCGTTTTTGAGTCTTTCTATGATGGAAAGTAAGACCTCCGTGGAGCCGATTAGATCCATTCTTCTTTCTCGGACGAAATTTTCTTCGATCCTACGGATCGGTTCCTTGAGAGAATCCAATTTTTTGGATAATTCATTTCGAGCAATCCTATCAGCTTCGTAATATTGATGGTTCTTTAAAACTTCTCCATAAAAAGGAAACACTGAAAGGAAGGATAAGATCTTTCCCTTCTCCGCTTTGAATCTGGAAACATATTGTGAGATCGGGCTGTTAGAAGTCATGTATAGAAGAATGATCCGGAATTTCTTCGCAAGCAAGACAAATACTTATCTTTTAGCATCATATCCATGAAATCGTAACTTAGGTCTTGAGGTTCCCTGGATTTATTTCTTGCTAGAAGATCCCAGGAAAGTTTTTAATTCAATTCTGGAAATAGAATCTCTGCGTTATGAAATCCTATATACTGTCCATCTTTGCGTCCAAAAAAGGAGAAATAGAATCATTAAACGGGATTAGGGCAATCGCAATTTTGATGGTAATGGCTAACCATCTTTGGGTTTTCGAACAAAGAATTATGGGAGAGATGCCTCGCTGGCTATCTTGGTTTGTGGAAAATCAAACCACCATTGTGGATGTGTTCTTTGTTTTAGGGGGATTTCTAAATTATGGAGGTGTGCTTCAATCTTATAAAAGAGAAAACAGTTTTCCTTTTTCTAAATTTGTCGTAAACCGTTCTTTGCGAATACTTCCGGCTTATTATGCTGCATTAGCTTTTTCTTATCATTATTTTTATAAACAAGGACAAAAACTCAAGTATATACAGAATCCGAGCCGTGATTTGCTTTGGTTGATAAACAAAGGTCAAAAGGCTTTGGATTATGTTTGGGCGGATGGAATCTTTTTATCCAACTTTTTTCCTAGAGTTTTAGATGTGGGCTGGTATATTTCTTTAGAGCAGCAGATCTATTTCTTGATGGTGGTTCTCGGTCCTTTTTTCTTATTCTCTAAAACTAAAAAAACCAGAGTAATTATATTATCAATCCTATATATTATCCCTTTTTTATCTAGATGTTACCTTTATTCCAAGGGCCAGATGAATGCCGACGCTCTTTTTTGGACCCAGAACAGATTCGATTCTATGATTGCCGGAATGCTTTTGGCGGAATATGTGGATTATAAACCAGTCGGAGAAAGTTTAGGAAAATTGAAATATTATCTGATAGGAATCATCGCAATTTCCTTCATTTTGATCTCTTATTCATTCGGTTGGAAACATTTCATTCGATTGACCCTAGCAAATAATTTTTATAATATTGCCTTGGCTTTAATCATCTACCTGGCAATTCAGAAAGAAGGAATATTTAAAACTATCCTAGCGTTACCGATATTTCGTCCTTTGTCCAGAATTACGTTTACTGTTTATCTATGGAATATACCTTTGATGGGAATAGCAACCAAATGGGCCCTCGAAGGAGAAAAGATAGTTACTTTGAGTGTTTTACCTAAACTCTACCTGATCTGTTTTGGATTTACGATTTTGGCTTCTTGGCCTATTTTCTTACTGATAGAACAACCTTTTATCTGGTGGAAAGAAAAATCGAAAGTTTTAGAAAATAAGAACCAGACTGAGACCGCATAGTCTCGTCCAATGAATACGAAACCATAATATGAAATTTGATTCGGAAATAATTCGTACGATCAGGCGTTCTACATTTCGTTGGATTAAACTTTCTTTTCCGATCTTATTTGCGATATTCTTCATTTTATATTTTAGGATCTTTGTGATCCAGTTTTATCTAATCAGCGGCACGAGTATGATGCCTAGCTATAAAGAAAACGATTGGGTCTTGGTCAAAAAATGGGGTTTCCCGGCACAGATCGGTCCTTGGGTTTTGTATATCTTAGAGCCTGATGTAGATAGATTCGACGTATTGGTTTTAGATGGGATCGGCGCAGAACTAAGTTTAAAAAGAGTGGTCGGACTTCCCGGAGACTTTTTTAGATTTTCGGAAGGAAGAATACTGATAAACGATTCTTCCTTAGAGGAACCTTTTTTGAATTCTGGTTATAAGACCCAAGCTCCTTCCGCATCGATTCTACCCGTTATCGGAGTTTCCGGAAATATAGGCATCGGAGATTCGGGAAGGATCCCGCCAGGGTATGTTTTAGTTTTGGGAGATAATCGAGAATTTTCCACAGATTCCAGAAATTACGGCCTGATTCCTTTCAAAAAATTGAGAGGAAAGGTAATCGCCAGCTTTTAAACCATTATTCCAACTCGGATTTCACTTGTACTAGAAAAGCTCTTTAATCATTCTGAAAAAGACCGAAATATATAAAAGCGGTTCGCTTATCGATGGATTATAACCCTCTCAATCGAAAAAGATTCACGATCTTATTCATACTATTATGTGTATTCTTCTCGGGACTTTTGGTTCGAGTCGGTTATCTAGTATTTTTTAACGATAGAGAGATCGCATTTAAGAATGGAGAAAGGATCGGAAGAGGAGCGATCTACGATAGAAGAGGAATAGAATTAGCATTGTCCATAGATTCTTCCACGATTGGAATCTATCCGGGAAATGTTTACGATCCGAATTTCACAGCAGTACAAATTTCTCCTTATCTGGATATTCCTCCTGAAAAGATAGAATCATTGATCCGAGAAAAAAGTAGATATTTCCTTTTGAAAAGGGAGATAGACGATACTACTGCAAGTCGTATTATGGAAATGGCTCTTCCAGGCGTTAGAAGAGAAAGAGAGTTCAAGAGAGTTTATCCTCATGGAAGTCTGGCCGCCAGTTTAGTCGGCTTTACAGGGATGGATGATGATAAGGCGCTTTCCGGTTTAGAATATTATTATAATCAAGAATTGATGACGCCTACGGAAGTGGACTCAGCTAGAGGTGCGAATGTTCATTTAACCTTGGATGGACTCATTCAATTCAAATTAGAAAAAGCCCTAGGAAAAAGATTCGAAGAAACCGGTGCTAAAAGGGCAGTAGGGGTTTTAATGGAGATCCATACGGGAAGAATATTGGCAATGGCCAGCTTCCCTTCGTTCGATCCAAACCGTTATTCCGCTTTTGACGAATACACGCATACGAATTGGGCGATCCGGCATGTGTACGAGCCTGGATCCACCATGAAAATTTTCCTAGCAAGTATACTTCTTAATGAAAATTTAATACATCCGAATGAAAAGTTTGATTGTCCTGGATATGTGGACTACGGAAAGACCAGGATCAAATGTACACATGTTCACGGAAAAGTGAATCTGGAAGAGATCTTACAATATTCCTGTAACGCAGGGATTATTAAAGCTGCTGCAAAAATCCCGAACGATGTACTTTATGAATATATGAAACGATTCCGTTTCGGAGATAGAGCGGGACTTCTGCCCAATGAATCCGTGGGATATATGCCGATCTTGAACAAATGGACCCCGACCACTCCGATGTTCATGGCAATTGGCCAAGGAATTTCAGTAACTCCTATACAATTAGTCGCATCCGCGGCTTCTATCGTAAACGGAGGAAGATTTATCACACCTAGAGTTGTCTCTCATATCACCGATTCCTACGGAGAAGTCCTACAAGAATTCCAATCGGAAGAAACTCCTGTAGGTATCAAAGAATATTCCACCGAAAAATTATTAAAAGCGATGACTAGAGTTGTCCAAGCAGGGACAGGAAAGAACGCATACATACAAGAATATTCTATTGCAGGAAAGACAGGAACAGGTCAAAAGGCAGTATCTGGCCGTGGTTACCAAGACGGATTATGGTCTGCGTCGTTTTTAGGGTTTTTTCCTGCGGACAAACCGAAAGTTGTCGGTTTGATTCTTTTTGATGAACCAAGGGGGGATAGTCATACAGGTGGAGGACTTGCAGCCCCAGTATTTAGAGAAGTGGTGGAGAATATCATTCCGATCATAGAACAGGGAGAAAGAACGGTTAACGTAAAACTTCCCAAATTAGAGAGAAAGCCACTTACAGGAAAATCGGAACGTATTCCTGACCTGATCGGAAGAAGTAAAAGAGAAGTTGTAGAATTATTAGCTCCGTTGGGGGTTCCTTACAAACTTCACGGAAGCGGATTCTGTTATGAACAGGATCCCTCTCCAGGTTCTTCTTATGAAGGAAAAAGGATAAACGTATTCTTCCAATGAAAGAATTCAGGTCGGATTTACTCGAAAAAAATTTGGCCTCACTTCGCAGTTTCGCGCCGGAAGCCTCCGAAAGAATAGGGTCTTCTCAAATTAATTTCGAGATCGTTCCTACAAAAACGGAAGATCCCAGTTTAAAGATCGGTACTGTTCTTTTACATAGCTCCATGGATCCTCGCAAGGAAGCGGAAAGGCAACTTGCGGATCTAAAAAAAGGGGACGAAGAAAGGGCATTTCTGTTTTTCGGAGCAGGCCTCGGATATTCCATACAATATACATTAGAATTTGATAAAATAATCTGCGTATGGATGGAGCCCTTTCCCGAGATCATCAAGGCGGCATTTTCACTTTTTGACTTTTCTCCCATGATACTTTCCGGGAAATTAAGGATATTCCTTCCGCCTTATGAAGAATCCGCATTTTATGAAGGCTTTAAAGGAATTTCTGGATACGCGGTAAGTTTTATTCCTCATAGAGGAAGTTTACAATGGAAAAAAGAAGAATACCAAGAACTTAGATTTTTAGCCGAAACATTCTTCCATAAAAAGGACGTAAACACGGCTACATTGACCAGATTTGAGAAGGTCTGGACCGGTAATTTTATTCGAAATCTTCCGGAACTTGTGGATATGAGCCCGATAAACGAATTATTCGGTTTATGCAAATCCAAAGTGGATGTGGTTGTTTGCGGGGCAGGTCCTTCTCTTTATCTTTCCTTACAGGAACTGAAAGAATATAGAGAAAACTTTATACTGATAGCAGTGGACACCGCACTTCTTATCCTTCAAAAGGCAGGAATAGATCCTGACCTAGTATTCAGTGTAGATCCCCAGCCTTTAAATTCTAAATACTTAGAGGGATATTTCGGAAAAGCAAAGTTTATATTCGATCCAACCACCTCTTATCATTCATTAAGAATGCCTTATATAGGTAAAAATCACTTTCTAACTTCTTCTCCTTTTCCTTGGATTAAATTATTGGAGAATGCTTCTGAAAACGGGTTGGGAGCGGTGGACTTTGGAGGATCCGTTTCTACAAATGCTGCAAGTCTTGCCGAGAAAATGGATGCAAGATCTATTTTACTTTTAGGGCAAGATCTATCTTTTCCAGGTTTTCAGGCTCATTGTAAGGGAGCGATCTTAGAAGAAAGATTGAATTTTTTGGAATCTAGGACGCATAGAAGAGAACATCATAATTATAAACAGATGACCGCTTTGCCACCTAAATGGATCGAATCTATAGAAGGAACAAAACTTAGGACCAACGAAAAACTTTTAATCTTCAAAAAATGGTTCGAAGAAAGACAAAAGGATCGCCCTTGGGTCAATCTAGGAAAAGACGGCGCAAGATTAGAAGGGATCCGGAATATTACGTTTAAAGAATGGTTTAAACAAAACCTATCGAATACTAAAGAGGTGTCTGAGATTAAAGAAAAGATCCGGACCCTTCTTCCTTTAAAGATCAATGGAAAAAAAGTAT harbors:
- a CDS encoding LIMLP_15305 family protein encodes the protein MTSNSPISQYVSRFKAEKGKILSFLSVFPFYGEVLKNHQYYEADRIARNELSKKLDSLKEPIRRIEENFVRERRMDLIGSTEVLLSIIERLKNEIIGASYGLNGLGTGFKATESELEALAEWDYSLIHHAEELSTKVKSPNFPPDVSVDTIRDWVSSFRSELDEFDSALKGRKDVFLKQ
- a CDS encoding acyltransferase family protein — encoded protein: MKSYILSIFASKKGEIESLNGIRAIAILMVMANHLWVFEQRIMGEMPRWLSWFVENQTTIVDVFFVLGGFLNYGGVLQSYKRENSFPFSKFVVNRSLRILPAYYAALAFSYHYFYKQGQKLKYIQNPSRDLLWLINKGQKALDYVWADGIFLSNFFPRVLDVGWYISLEQQIYFLMVVLGPFFLFSKTKKTRVIILSILYIIPFLSRCYLYSKGQMNADALFWTQNRFDSMIAGMLLAEYVDYKPVGESLGKLKYYLIGIIAISFILISYSFGWKHFIRLTLANNFYNIALALIIYLAIQKEGIFKTILALPIFRPLSRITFTVYLWNIPLMGIATKWALEGEKIVTLSVLPKLYLICFGFTILASWPIFLLIEQPFIWWKEKSKVLENKNQTETA
- the lepB gene encoding signal peptidase I, which produces MKFDSEIIRTIRRSTFRWIKLSFPILFAIFFILYFRIFVIQFYLISGTSMMPSYKENDWVLVKKWGFPAQIGPWVLYILEPDVDRFDVLVLDGIGAELSLKRVVGLPGDFFRFSEGRILINDSSLEEPFLNSGYKTQAPSASILPVIGVSGNIGIGDSGRIPPGYVLVLGDNREFSTDSRNYGLIPFKKLRGKVIASF
- a CDS encoding penicillin-binding protein: MDYNPLNRKRFTILFILLCVFFSGLLVRVGYLVFFNDREIAFKNGERIGRGAIYDRRGIELALSIDSSTIGIYPGNVYDPNFTAVQISPYLDIPPEKIESLIREKSRYFLLKREIDDTTASRIMEMALPGVRREREFKRVYPHGSLAASLVGFTGMDDDKALSGLEYYYNQELMTPTEVDSARGANVHLTLDGLIQFKLEKALGKRFEETGAKRAVGVLMEIHTGRILAMASFPSFDPNRYSAFDEYTHTNWAIRHVYEPGSTMKIFLASILLNENLIHPNEKFDCPGYVDYGKTRIKCTHVHGKVNLEEILQYSCNAGIIKAAAKIPNDVLYEYMKRFRFGDRAGLLPNESVGYMPILNKWTPTTPMFMAIGQGISVTPIQLVASAASIVNGGRFITPRVVSHITDSYGEVLQEFQSEETPVGIKEYSTEKLLKAMTRVVQAGTGKNAYIQEYSIAGKTGTGQKAVSGRGYQDGLWSASFLGFFPADKPKVVGLILFDEPRGDSHTGGGLAAPVFREVVENIIPIIEQGERTVNVKLPKLERKPLTGKSERIPDLIGRSKREVVELLAPLGVPYKLHGSGFCYEQDPSPGSSYEGKRINVFFQ
- a CDS encoding motility associated factor glycosyltransferase family protein; translation: MKEFRSDLLEKNLASLRSFAPEASERIGSSQINFEIVPTKTEDPSLKIGTVLLHSSMDPRKEAERQLADLKKGDEERAFLFFGAGLGYSIQYTLEFDKIICVWMEPFPEIIKAAFSLFDFSPMILSGKLRIFLPPYEESAFYEGFKGISGYAVSFIPHRGSLQWKKEEYQELRFLAETFFHKKDVNTATLTRFEKVWTGNFIRNLPELVDMSPINELFGLCKSKVDVVVCGAGPSLYLSLQELKEYRENFILIAVDTALLILQKAGIDPDLVFSVDPQPLNSKYLEGYFGKAKFIFDPTTSYHSLRMPYIGKNHFLTSSPFPWIKLLENASENGLGAVDFGGSVSTNAASLAEKMDARSILLLGQDLSFPGFQAHCKGAILEERLNFLESRTHRREHHNYKQMTALPPKWIESIEGTKLRTNEKLLIFKKWFEERQKDRPWVNLGKDGARLEGIRNITFKEWFKQNLSNTKEVSEIKEKIRTLLPLKINGKKVSDELIKIRNELKEFGVQVSTGEVLSEKIYNLIQDGEKDKESIRKALHDISIIDDRISSKKGLTEFLGISLQRVILAITEGYDTELTLEEKKNERLAVAKKSLLLYSGLKKSTEMNLQLLNKAVKRFSS